In one Natronoarchaeum mannanilyticum genomic region, the following are encoded:
- a CDS encoding ABC transporter ATP-binding protein: protein MPSIQTNELTKRFGDGTVAVEDLDLTVDTGEIFGFLGPNGAGKSTTINMLLDFIRPTDGSAEILGMDTQTEITAIRERIGVLPEGYEFDEYLTGREYVEWAIETKGADDDPDEILETVGIHDDADRTAASYSTGMAQRLAFGMALVDDPDLLILDEPSAGLDPNGIQRMRSILRDRADDGTTVFFSSHLLSEVEAVCDRVGVMSDGQLVAEDTIEGLRKKAGGRSSIELECAGQPTVDNVETLDGVAEVVLKETTLTAYCTDSSVKADVVRLVDDQADVVDIFVEETSLEELFNRYTSGGRDGSGTDETERASQGVSA, encoded by the coding sequence ATGCCCTCCATTCAGACGAACGAATTGACGAAACGATTCGGTGACGGCACGGTCGCGGTCGAAGATCTAGACCTGACCGTCGACACCGGGGAGATATTCGGGTTCCTCGGTCCAAACGGCGCGGGCAAGTCGACGACGATCAACATGCTGCTCGACTTCATCAGGCCGACCGACGGCTCCGCAGAGATCCTCGGAATGGATACGCAGACGGAGATCACCGCGATCCGGGAGCGTATCGGTGTCCTTCCGGAAGGATACGAGTTCGACGAGTACCTGACCGGACGCGAATACGTCGAGTGGGCTATCGAGACCAAGGGAGCTGACGACGACCCAGATGAGATACTTGAGACAGTCGGCATCCATGACGATGCAGACCGAACGGCCGCCAGCTATTCTACGGGGATGGCCCAGCGACTCGCCTTTGGGATGGCGCTAGTTGACGATCCTGATCTCCTCATTCTCGACGAACCCTCAGCGGGACTCGATCCAAATGGTATCCAGCGGATGCGGTCGATTCTCCGTGACCGAGCCGATGACGGAACGACCGTGTTCTTCTCGAGTCACCTTCTCTCGGAGGTCGAAGCCGTTTGCGATCGAGTCGGCGTCATGAGCGACGGCCAACTTGTCGCGGAAGATACTATTGAGGGGCTTCGAAAGAAAGCAGGTGGTCGTTCCAGCATCGAACTCGAATGTGCAGGACAGCCAACGGTCGACAATGTCGAAACGTTGGATGGCGTCGCAGAAGTGGTCCTCAAGGAGACGACGCTGACCGCTTACTGCACTGATTCGTCCGTTAAGGCGGACGTAGTCAGGCTGGTCGACGATCAGGCCGATGTCGTCGACATCTTCGTCGAGGAAACCTCGCTTGAGGAACTGTTCAACCGGTATACGAGCGGTGGCCGCGACGGATCGGGCACGGACGAAACGGAGAGAGCGTCTCAAGGGGTCTCCGCATGA
- a CDS encoding BCCT family transporter codes for MSLVHEALEGTDSAIFFGSLSILLVIAAVIIAWPEATASHLATVNTAVVSNVSWLFLWLVFVSFCFLMYILLGPWGNIKLGSPDEEPDLSYAGYLVMIFTAGLSSGGLEYWGPVEPLVHYQTAPPFFGSNVGTWAGMTNALQYAIFHYGTSAWSVYLVFGIAVSYFAYRKDMPFRPAVILAPFVGTDNVDGWLGKTVDTLAVVVSVSGITISFGLGVNQFLAGLSYNWGVHVGTLGEVLFILLITVVFLLSVTAGIQEGIQRFANLNVIVLLVLMAVALVFGPMSFLLNVGTQAIKGYMTDFVGMSLYFTPAATSWYGSWTVFFWAWWLTFAPMVGVFMARISRGRTLRQLVFAGMLGSFALTVPWYVATGGSALWLQTTGQADLLGVYSEVGLAGVSFALFDQLLPFANLFSAILLLLVLSFLITTLDSATFSFSMIANKGEPSPSTLNRITWGIVLAALTIALSLAGGISVLRSFTVLAGIPAAGLCLIALVGMIIQLERHAPVLLEETDDMDDKMISSVRSRLPNRITEQQPTDD; via the coding sequence ATGAGTCTAGTACACGAGGCTTTAGAGGGGACAGATTCAGCGATATTTTTCGGATCACTGTCCATCCTCCTTGTCATCGCAGCAGTCATCATCGCATGGCCAGAAGCGACGGCTTCGCACCTAGCGACCGTTAATACCGCCGTCGTATCGAATGTTAGTTGGCTCTTCCTCTGGCTCGTCTTCGTTTCATTTTGTTTCTTGATGTATATCTTGCTCGGACCGTGGGGGAACATCAAGTTGGGCAGTCCAGATGAAGAGCCTGATCTCTCATATGCCGGGTACCTTGTGATGATCTTTACTGCAGGCCTGTCCTCTGGCGGTCTCGAGTACTGGGGCCCAGTGGAGCCGCTGGTCCATTATCAAACTGCACCTCCATTCTTCGGGTCCAATGTCGGTACATGGGCAGGAATGACGAATGCACTCCAATATGCGATCTTCCACTACGGGACCTCAGCATGGTCCGTGTATTTGGTGTTCGGCATTGCCGTCTCCTACTTTGCATATCGTAAAGACATGCCGTTTCGGCCCGCAGTCATCCTCGCCCCATTTGTCGGCACAGACAATGTCGATGGATGGCTCGGCAAAACAGTCGATACGCTTGCCGTGGTCGTTTCGGTGAGTGGAATCACGATCTCGTTCGGGCTCGGCGTCAATCAGTTCTTGGCTGGCCTGTCGTACAACTGGGGAGTCCATGTTGGGACACTCGGCGAAGTCCTGTTCATCCTCCTCATCACAGTGGTATTCCTGCTATCGGTTACCGCCGGAATACAGGAAGGAATCCAGCGGTTTGCAAATCTGAACGTGATCGTCCTCTTGGTGCTCATGGCAGTAGCGCTGGTGTTCGGCCCGATGTCATTTCTTCTCAATGTCGGGACACAGGCAATCAAAGGATACATGACTGACTTCGTCGGTATGAGTCTGTACTTCACACCGGCTGCCACCAGTTGGTATGGATCGTGGACGGTGTTCTTCTGGGCGTGGTGGCTCACGTTTGCGCCCATGGTCGGCGTGTTCATGGCGCGAATCTCCCGTGGGCGAACTCTTCGACAACTCGTGTTCGCCGGGATGCTTGGCTCGTTCGCACTCACCGTACCGTGGTACGTCGCGACCGGCGGGTCGGCACTCTGGCTACAAACCACTGGTCAGGCTGATCTGCTAGGTGTATACTCCGAAGTTGGCCTAGCCGGTGTCAGCTTTGCCCTGTTCGATCAGTTGCTTCCATTTGCCAATCTATTTTCTGCGATCCTATTGCTCCTCGTGTTGAGCTTCCTCATAACGACCCTCGATTCGGCGACGTTTAGCTTCTCTATGATCGCCAACAAAGGCGAGCCGTCGCCCTCAACTCTCAACCGGATCACATGGGGTATAGTGCTGGCAGCCCTGACGATCGCACTCAGTCTTGCTGGCGGCATTTCGGTGCTCCGCTCATTTACTGTCCTTGCCGGAATCCCCGCTGCCGGGTTATGTCTGATCGCTCTAGTCGGGATGATCATTCAACTCGAACGCCACGCCCCAGTTCTATTGGAAGAGACAGACGATATGGACGACAAAATGATCTCAAGCGTTCGGAGTCGATTGCCCAATCGGATAACGGAGCAACAGCCAACAGATGATTAG